Proteins co-encoded in one Ruegeria pomeroyi DSS-3 genomic window:
- a CDS encoding PP2C family protein-serine/threonine phosphatase has translation MWKSPEPRFDVAAAICQGARDYQEDAIITDFPSGTDIGMAVLADGMGGHAAGDVASKMVVTEAFSKLKFESVNFAEYETQIPYHLTHAAAEANSCVHEYVQDNPSVRGMGATLVSLVVIEDRLYWLSIGDSPVYLLRGGKLKQLNEDHSMAPQIDMMVKAGLLDAEAAQNHPDRNCLTSVILGENVVRTDCPKTPFKLEVGDLVVVSSDGLQFLEDARIEKILQKYRRRKSAEIVERLLAALDELADPDQDNISFAVIKLNHNKPATRKMRRKPVDLVSDNSASATRVVAMNSATYPQPAEGEPDQGGEVVKLAAKGR, from the coding sequence ATGTGGAAATCGCCTGAACCGCGCTTTGATGTCGCTGCCGCGATCTGCCAGGGCGCCCGCGATTATCAGGAAGACGCAATCATCACCGATTTCCCCTCGGGCACGGATATCGGCATGGCCGTCCTTGCCGATGGCATGGGGGGACACGCCGCCGGGGATGTCGCCTCGAAGATGGTGGTGACCGAGGCCTTCAGCAAGCTGAAATTCGAAAGCGTCAACTTTGCCGAATACGAAACCCAGATCCCCTATCATCTGACCCATGCGGCGGCCGAGGCGAACAGTTGCGTGCACGAATATGTCCAGGACAATCCCAGTGTGCGCGGCATGGGGGCGACCCTGGTGTCGCTGGTGGTGATCGAGGATCGCCTGTACTGGCTGTCGATCGGCGATTCACCGGTCTATCTGTTGCGCGGCGGCAAGCTGAAGCAACTGAACGAGGATCATTCGATGGCGCCGCAGATCGACATGATGGTCAAGGCGGGCCTGCTGGATGCCGAGGCGGCACAAAACCATCCCGACCGCAATTGCCTGACCTCGGTCATCCTGGGCGAGAATGTGGTGCGCACGGATTGCCCCAAGACCCCGTTCAAGCTGGAGGTCGGTGACCTTGTCGTCGTCTCAAGCGATGGGCTGCAATTCCTTGAGGACGCGCGGATCGAGAAGATCCTGCAGAAGTACCGGCGCCGCAAAAGCGCCGAGATCGTCGAGCGCCTGCTGGCCGCGCTGGACGAGCTGGCCGATCCCGATCAGGACAATATCTCCTTTGCCGTGATCAAGCTCAATCACAACAAGCCGGCAACGCGGAAAATGCGCCGCAAGCCGGTGGACCTGGTCAGCGACAATTCGGCCAGCGCCACTCGCGTTGTGGCGATGAACAGCGCTACATATCCGCAACCCGCCGAAGGTGAGCCGGATCAGGGTGGTGAAGTGGTCAAACTGGCCGCGAAGGGGCGCTAG
- a CDS encoding LysM peptidoglycan-binding domain-containing protein gives MKFSKTKTLILAGVAIAALPGIAAAQVACAPYTVKDGDSLGSIAQAAYGSFDYQMIFNANRNTISNPNSLEAGTVLQIPCEDGRLTANSDVTEIIAQQEEKQSKRAKSSIYEPPIKMVSGNGWEPFTGESLKGGGMLVRLATTALNRGGNDRDYNLSFVDDWKSHFDTLLPLGAFDVSIAWYKPNDCSDLENTDSDTKYRCTQLNFSLPIYESVSAHWTTVDNPYANIRDYADYAGAKICRPEGWSLAELSGQGLVEPVITVLHPTTAVECIRMLMTGEADMALLDLEGGDAAVSEVPEAEGKVQLNSNLSELQAIHFVTHKTNPRGRVYLTLLNKGLNEMRESGEWYAIIADSLAEFNKIGS, from the coding sequence ATGAAATTCTCGAAAACCAAGACCCTGATCCTCGCCGGAGTGGCCATCGCCGCTTTGCCCGGTATCGCCGCAGCACAGGTTGCCTGTGCGCCTTACACCGTGAAGGACGGCGACAGCCTCGGCTCGATTGCCCAGGCCGCCTATGGGTCCTTCGACTATCAGATGATCTTCAACGCCAACCGGAACACGATCTCCAACCCCAACAGCCTCGAGGCCGGCACGGTTCTGCAGATCCCCTGTGAGGATGGCCGCCTGACTGCCAACAGCGATGTCACCGAGATCATTGCACAACAAGAGGAAAAACAGTCCAAGCGGGCCAAGTCCAGCATCTACGAGCCGCCGATCAAGATGGTGTCGGGCAACGGCTGGGAGCCCTTCACCGGCGAAAGCCTCAAGGGGGGCGGCATGCTGGTGCGCCTGGCCACCACCGCGCTGAACCGCGGCGGCAACGACCGTGATTACAACCTCAGCTTCGTGGATGACTGGAAGTCCCACTTCGACACCCTGCTGCCGCTGGGCGCCTTCGACGTGTCGATCGCCTGGTACAAGCCGAATGACTGCTCTGACCTCGAAAACACCGATTCGGACACCAAGTACCGCTGCACCCAGCTGAATTTCTCGCTGCCGATCTATGAATCGGTATCCGCCCACTGGACCACCGTTGACAACCCCTATGCCAATATCCGGGACTATGCCGATTACGCCGGTGCCAAGATTTGTCGCCCGGAAGGCTGGTCTCTGGCCGAGCTGTCCGGCCAAGGCCTGGTGGAGCCGGTGATCACCGTGCTGCATCCGACCACCGCGGTTGAATGTATCCGCATGCTGATGACCGGTGAGGCCGACATGGCGCTGCTCGACCTGGAAGGCGGCGATGCAGCAGTCAGCGAAGTTCCAGAAGCGGAAGGCAAGGTGCAGCTGAACTCCAACCTGTCGGAGCTGCAGGCGATCCATTTCGTGACGCACAAGACCAACCCGCGCGGCCGTGTCTACCTGACCCTCCTGAACAAGGGCCTGAACGAGATGCGCGAAAGCGGCGAATGGTATGCAATCATTGCCGACAGCCTGGCCGAGTTCAACAAGATCGGCAGCTGA
- a CDS encoding FHA domain-containing protein, producing the protein MGFFGKLIGRQDQLAEPDRMGRLRDSDEAAQQDLLKAVAQQTRTVELDLGPFATERTPPASAAVPAQAAPEAAAGIWDLDSAAGSPAAAPSGGAGLQIPQPGGEMPDLTAHVSAAPARKRRAKTRLLGFDTSDGQVVDLFNAPDTAAAQARDARFPVGWIVVADGPGYGESFTLKAGMSAIGRGEDQAVALDFGDTAISRSNHAAIVFDPETAQFFLGHGGKSNIVRLNGQPVISNESLKSGDMIRLGETTLRFVALCGSEFSWSANGGQEAEHVEIA; encoded by the coding sequence ATGGGATTTTTCGGAAAACTAATCGGGCGCCAGGACCAGCTTGCTGAGCCTGACCGGATGGGCAGGCTGCGGGACTCGGACGAGGCCGCCCAGCAGGACCTGCTCAAGGCGGTCGCGCAGCAGACCCGGACCGTGGAACTGGATCTGGGCCCGTTCGCCACGGAGCGGACCCCGCCCGCAAGTGCCGCTGTACCTGCACAGGCTGCGCCTGAGGCGGCGGCCGGTATCTGGGACCTGGATAGCGCAGCCGGCTCTCCTGCGGCGGCGCCCTCCGGCGGGGCCGGGCTGCAGATTCCCCAACCCGGTGGCGAGATGCCGGACCTGACCGCTCATGTCAGCGCCGCGCCCGCCCGCAAGCGGCGCGCCAAGACCCGTCTGCTTGGGTTTGACACCTCCGATGGCCAGGTCGTCGATCTGTTCAACGCCCCCGATACCGCTGCCGCTCAGGCCCGCGATGCCCGCTTCCCCGTGGGCTGGATCGTTGTTGCCGACGGCCCGGGGTATGGCGAGTCCTTCACGCTCAAGGCCGGCATGTCGGCCATTGGCCGGGGCGAGGATCAGGCGGTTGCACTGGATTTCGGCGATACCGCGATCTCGCGCAGCAACCACGCCGCCATCGTGTTTGACCCGGAAACCGCGCAATTCTTCCTGGGCCATGGTGGCAAAAGCAATATCGTGCGTCTGAACGGTCAGCCCGTGATCAGCAACGAGAGCCTGAAAAGCGGCGATATGATCCGCCTGGGCGAGACCACGCTGCGCTTTGTTGCGCTGTGCGGTTCGGAATTCAGCTGGAGCGCCAACGGCGGGCAGGAGGCGGAACATGTGGAAATCGCCTGA